A stretch of DNA from Pongo abelii isolate AG06213 chromosome 10, NHGRI_mPonAbe1-v2.0_pri, whole genome shotgun sequence:
tgggaggtgaaggctgcagtgagcccagatcacaccactgcaccctagcctgggtgacagagtgagaccctgtctcaaaaaaaaaaaaaaaaaaaaaaaaaatttactatcaTGGAAATGAAGACCGAGCCCTTATCAGACATCGAACCTGCTTTCACCCTAATTATTttagacttgccagcctccagaactatgagaaataaatgtctgttctttataaattacccaacctccAATATTCTGTTATAATAGCACAAAACAAACTGAGATAAAGACCTAGCTAAAATCTGGATGCTAATGGCTTAAAATGAAGTAAATTCAAGGGTTACTATCAATTGCCTCTCCAATATGACCTTAAGACCTTATAGAACCAACTCTATCCTTTTAACTTCCCCAAAAGATCATCTACTCTTGTAAGTCTTCAGGTCCATTAAAAGGAATTACTTCTCCTATTTCTTTTACATGCTTTGATATGTCTAATACACAAGGAAATAGCTTATTGGAGATTGATTATTAGATTACTAGATTTCTGTAAGGGAGGTCATAGTACCCAGACCACTTGTGaaaatacacaattttttttttctctttttttttcttttattattattattattattattatactttaggttttatggtacatgtgcgcaatgtgcaggtaagttacatatgtatacatgtgccatgctggtgcgctgcacccaccaactcatcatctagcattaggtatatctcccaatgctatccctcccccctccccccaccccacaacagtccccgaagtgtgatgttccccttcctggaaAATACACAATTTTTTATGATGCAGCACTGCTATGGCAAATACAGATAATTTTTCTTGATATCTGACTTAAAGAAAGGCTGAGAGTACAAGTAAAATAGTGCTGTATAGTATAGAAATTTTCTACTCAAATTACCTGAGCTAAATCCACCTCTggcatttactagctgtgtgactttgggcaatttATTTGATGTTTCTGTGACTCAGTTCCCCTGTCTgttaaatgaggataataataatagacCCCATTTCAATGGGCTCTTATGAGAATTAAAGGACTTAAGGGAGTAAGACACTTAGAATGCTGACTCTCATGTAGTAAGCTCTTGATCAATGGCAGCTATTATAATATTGTCAAAATAGCAACTGTCTTTCACACGACCAAAATGTTTTGCCACTGGCGCAGTTATAAGATAGGCTCAAAATAAGCACAACTCTTAAAATTAAGTAGACCAGAGGAAATGTTCTGCTTGCAGACTTATTTTGACTGTTGGATGAAATTTAAATCACTGGTCAGGGGCCAGACAATATTCACCAAATACTTGGGCCATTTTACATATTTCAGATAAAAATTGCCCAAGCCCAATCTCTATATCATCAGCCAAGGCAACTGCATACTTACAAATAAAACTTCTTGGCTCAAGCCTCTGatgataataatttaattatatgtttAGTCCATTaacattatcaaataaaaattctgattgcttaagaatataaattatatgaaaagCTGGCTctctggaaacaaaacaaaacaaacaaacaaaaaagaatataaataccaAGCCAACATGCAATTTCAGAGTAACCattatctttttctcattttaaaaatgttttgatagaatgatttattttctttggctataaacccagtaatgggattgctgggtcaaatggtagctctgcttTAAGCACTTTGAGAAGACTCCAAACTgatttccataatggctgaactaacttacattcccaccaacagtgtatgagcatccccttttctctgcagcctcgccagcatcggttgttttttgactttttaataatagcattctgactggtgtgagatggtacttcattgtggttttatttgcatttctctgatgattagtaatgattagctttttttcatatattcacgagctgcttgtatgtcttcttttgataaatgtctgttcatatcatttgcccattGTTTAATGGGgttaatttgttttttgcttgttgatttgtttaagttccctatagattctACGTATTAGGCCTTCGTCAGATGCTAGTTTGTGAATATCTTCTCCCactctataggttgtctgtttactctgctgatagttcattttgctgtgcagaagctctttagtttaactaagtcccacttgtcaatttttgtttttgttgcaattgcttttgagaacttagccaaaaattatttgctaAGGCCAATAtcaagaagagtatttcctaagttgtcttctaggatttttatattttgagatctTATGTataaatctttgatccattttgagttaatttttttacatgataaaaggtaggggtccagcttcaacCTTCTGCATAGGGCTAGCCAATactccagaaccatttattgattaatgagtcctttccccattttgtttttgttggtctTGTTGAAGACAAATCGTTacaggtgtgtggctttatttctgagttttctattctgttctattggtctgtacatctgtttttgtaccagtaccatgctgttttgattactgtatgTTCACtgctgtgctattcacaatagcaaaaacatggaatcaacccaggttcccatcaatggcagactgaataaataaaaggtggtacatatacaccaaggaatactatgcagccaaaaaaatgaaatcatgccctttgctgcaacatggatgcaattggaggccataatcctaagcaaattaatgaagaaacagaaacccgaatattgcatgttctcacttataagtgggagccaaacaaTGAGCACACATGAACACAAATATGAGAATAGACACCATGGACTTCTGAGTGGGTAGGAAAAAAGggtgaaaaactacctgttgggtactcagcatcacacaaaattcccatgtaacaaaccttcacatgtattgcctgtatctaaaataaaagtaaaaattaaaaaaatatatatcttgggGGAGAAAATAATGACACCTCATAGACAATAACTGTTATGAGAAGAATtgggatacatttaaaaattacaatgctAGATTGAGTTTAAACAAGATTATAAAAGACAGAGATCTGATTTATTCACCAAGTTTGACTGTTAAAGAAAACCCCAACATTATGGGGCTCCTATCTTAGCAAAACCTGCCCATTATCTCAGCTTTATAAATCCCATCACATAGAAGACAGCAGAGGTTctgcatctgcaaaatgagaaaataaaaatatgtttttcagggCACCACTGAAGAATCAAAGagagataatttatataaaagcaacctaaaaactataaaatgtatatgtcaTAGCTATTATTATACTTATAAAGGGAGTTATGAGTTCTCAATAAGTACTAGATACTGTtatgtgaaaatgaaatatagtACAATGTTCAAAAGAAGTTATATTTGTGTACCACTTAAGAGTTTACAGgacatttttatattcattatatgTGTTCACTCTCATACCATCTTTGAAGGAAGGCAGGCCAGCAGCCATAGTTATATTTGTTTACCAAGAATAACTCTGAAGCTCAAGATAACATACATGGCAAAGCCAAGACTaaagcattcattttcttttttgatctcAGATCATGGCTCTTTTATGCTTCTTTCAAAAAAAGGGATATACATGTGTGTTACCTTGAGCTTTAATCTCTAAACTTAACTTCACTGGCCATATCTTTCTTTTAACAGTAAAGTAAAAATAGCATGAGCTAGCTCCCCTCCTTTTTAAGTGAAAAGCATCTCAGAAATATGGAAGAAGCAGCAAAGCCTGTGCCACTCCCACAACATCTCACATACTATCTTCCAGGGAGAACTCAAACTAGAACCATTTATTTCAGATAAAGCTTTGCGTCCAGAAGGCCATCATACCACCTAGCTATGCTGCAAAACAAAGCCTCCTAAAACTAAGTGGCTTCACAAGTTTATTATCGCTCACAAGTTTATGGCTCAGCTGAGCAGTTCTGGCCTCATCTGAGCTCACTTGGGCATCGGTGGTCAGCTGTGGGTTGAGTAAGCAGCTCTGTTGCTCTTGGTTGGACTTTCACACATATTTGTGGATAGCTAGGTGTAGGCTGCTCTAAGTTGGCCTCCTCTGGGATGGTAGGTCACTTGTAAACGTTTATCCTCCAGGAGGCTACCCCAGACTTGTTCTTATGGCAGCAGCAGGATCCTGAGAGAAGTAACAAAAGTGGGTATGGCCTCTTCAGACCGGGGTGTAGAGCTGGCATGTTGTTCCTTCCACTGCATTCTCTTGGTAAAAGCAAATCACAGACCGTTCCAGAGTCAAGGGCTGGGGAAAGAAATTCCAGTTTTTGATATGATAAGCTGCAAAATCACATCGAAAAGGGAATGGATGGATATGGGGAGAATTGGAGAATTCGGGTCATCGTTGCAAACATTCTACTGTAGCCATTATTATATCATGGAAGGGGGAACCCTAATATTAGCACACATGTTACACATTTGCAGGGATTAGTTGTCACCTTCAGCATGTTACTCAAGCAAGGAATttgataataaattataataatgtatttcTAATGCatctttgtattcccagcacctagcatAGCATCAGACAAATTCTAAGTATTCCAcaagaaataataatgacaaaagaaATGGGAGTGGAACAATTACTATACTAGAAACCAGGGAATCAGCTGTAGCACAATTCACACAGGACAAATCCGCTGTGCAACTTTGGAAGGAAGTGATTTTACCTCCCCAGGATTTCAAGAGACAAAGTTAAACTGGGCATTCTCTaagttcttccttttctttttaactttcaaaatattaaggCTGTAAGAACTCTAGAAATTATGTAGATCCAACCAGTCATTAGCTACATGGGGAGACTGAGACTAGGAAAGCTAATCACCTGGCTTAAAAGCACAGGTGGTTCATGTCAGAGATCAGAACTCGGAGCTCATGACCCCCAGCCCAGTACCCCATGTACTACTCTAACACATTGTTATTCAGAGCGTATTCCATGAGCCAGTAGCATCTGCATCCTTTGGGAGCCtcatagaaatgcagaatctctcaGCCTATCCCAGGCCTACTGAATcaggcctactgaatcagaatctggaTTTTTTTACAAGGCTCTCAGGTAATTAATATGTGTATTAAAGTTGGAGAATCTCTACGTTTCCCAGTAAATGCttaagggctgaaaaactaaaataatatattttgttaagGGAATATTCCTTTGCATATCTTAATACCAAAACCTTTTTTTCTAAGCCCCTCTCactaattcatttaacaaatatcccCTGAGTGCTTACTCTATATGAGGTGTTGTACAAACATAAAGGGAAGGCTCTTGCCCTCCTGGAGCTCACCCGTCACAAGAGAGTCAAagctccttcctcttttcctgcatCCTCCTTTCTGCCTCTGTGCCCTCCTTTTGCCCTTTACCTTCCCAACCTCCTCTCACTTCCCATTGTAATAATTCCTGACTAGGACCTCATTTCTGAAGTCATTGGTTTAAGAGCAaagcattttattcatttgaaattcCAGTTTCAGAATAGTGATTTAAAATGTTGGAAAAATTTGATTTGGCTCACTTCCAAGCAGCTTACATTATAATATCAGCATGACCCTAAAACCATGTATAAAGAAGACTAAAGCACTCAGAACACTTTGGGGGGAATTCTCTATGAATACACTACAGGTTAGTCATAcactttagttttaatttttttctaatgcagTCTTTTCTCTGGGAAGATAcaagtttgggaagctgagatacTGGAACAAAACGacgaagagattttttttttcctgaaatatttaGCTGGCATATCTGCATGTATAATAAAACATTCATGTTCTCattgagaaggaaaggaaaaatgttaaatatcaaCAGATTATTTTCATTCAAGAACCTTGTATGaaacacagacaaacagaaatctagtaagttaactttttttttaattaaaataatgccaGATACAAAGTTAACTATTTTCTGATGAGTAATGCAAGATGGAGTCTTTGCAATAAACAGCTGGACCACAAGTCATGGTGATGTGATGCTGCTCAATTTCACTGAGGCTTAGACGCCTGGCATTTTAACTTCCACTGTTTGAAAGTATCACACCTTTCTTTTTTCGCACCCCCTCACAGTTCTAAAAAGCTCTGAactcatttcattcttcttttcttcccttgtcttctctctcttcaAAGATATTTCATGATGATTCTGCTTTTCAAAATCAAGACTGCTTGAACTTTAGCTGAAAGTAATGAAATATCAATCTTTTGCACAATGGCAACTACATCCGTTTTCTGCTCTCTTGGGATAGTCAGAATAGCAACTGCCCAGCGTGAACAATAGGACTACTTCTCAGTTCTGAGAGATTGGCTGTTGCTGAACAGCAGTGCATAGAAATAATCCTTGGCAATCCCATGGGTGACATTTCTCATTCCTTATCACCCATGCTGCACACAGCCAGAACTTGATAAGACACCCGGAAAGAAGATAATGGCTGCTATCAAGCTGTCTaggtagaaataataataataatctgtttATGGAAGAGCAGCTGTCCTATTGTTTTGCATTTCATGAAATCTCAGAGTCAGAACCCTCTCTTCCATGCCAGCCCCATCCCCATTCCTCATGCCAATCCAATCACTTTGGGGTTTTAATGATGGGCATTTTATTCGCTGATCTTTTGATACAATAGACAAGGATGCATGTAAATCTCCCATAATCATATCCAGTCACAGGATGTGCTTAAAAGACTAGAGAAGAGGCATTGTATTGGAAGATTTGAAAGCTGGGAGGACGTTGTAATGAATATAGGCAAGCCCggtattcctttttaaaatatgcacaaaACCCAGAATTACTGCAAATGAATAGTTCAGTTATGATTCCAGTCTGAAAGCTTAACCCGCCCCCAGGGTTAAGGTAGGTAGGTCTCAATTTCTCAAAGTGGAGCCCCAAAGAATTGTGATACTGCCAACAAGGCAGGTCACAGCTATGTTCACTGCTTTTTATGTGCACTGAACAGAATAGCCAAAGGCTTAGGAGCAGCCTGGCAGTAATGTCATTGTTCTCGTTTCTTTTGAGCCAGATTGCTCTCCTGGCTAGGGAAATATGCGGTCACTTTATTTACCAGTGTTCAGATCAAGCGTTCCCTTCATCACTGTCACCTTCACAGAGGGCAGTCTGCGGATGTTACTTTCCTGTCTTTATCTGTCCACCTAtctctggagaaaaaaattagGCAGCCATGCCCTTCAGGGTGAAtcaaacaattgaaaagaagCAAATATGTCAGTTTCTTTTTGCGTCCATCCAATACTTAACCACAGCCAAACTTGCGTTTTCATTTCTAGAGAGGGTAGACACCTTCATTCCTAAAACAGTTATCCCACAAGGGTCCCACCATTGCAGAGAGCAGCAGGCCAGCgttgtctttgtttctctttcctgaGGCTTCCTAGAAGTCATCACAACCTCCAATTTACCCAGGCTAAGCTCactttctccctgtgtctccttTGAGTTAGGCATGGAAATAGCTAAAGGagaacaaagaggaaaaatatatggGCTTGGTCAGTGGAGAAACAGCCTTGAAGAACTTCCCACTAACTAGTTCCAGATGTCTCTTTGCACCTGAACAAGTCTACGTCTCGTCCTACAAAACAAAGTCACACCCAGCtgaaatctctctctccctccttccccctctctctctctttctctctctctctctcctctccagcctcctccttttctctctctgctgcGTGAATATCCCACACCCCAGAGGCATAGCTCAAGCACAACTTGCCCTATGAGGCCTTCCTCTACCCTCCCCCACCTTCTCCCACCCTGCAAGAGAACGAGTTAATCATGGTATTTTGTACACAGCTGTATTATAGCCTTTTATGTTCTGCATCATATGCCTTTCTTGCCAACCAGATTGTGAATTCCAAGAAAGTAGGTAAATGCCTTTGTATCATGTTATTCATCTTTGGGAAGAAAATTTAACAAAGTGATTAAGGGAATGAGTTTTGAATCAAACAGATCTGAATGCGAATCCCAGCTCTGACATTAACTAGCTGCATGCCCTTGAGTTTTCTGGAACTCGGTTTACTAATGTATAAAATGGGGCTATTTCATAAAGTTTTTTAAGTGACTAAATGCattaaagtatatgtatataaaatatttagcataatgttGATATGCAATATGTTCTTGAtgaatggtagctattattataattaattataattaacttGGTATTCTCAGCCTCTCATAATAAATtatcaataaatacatattgaagGATAagataaaagaacaaatgaaatacacatactgtatatacatatgcatatatacacatactgtatatacatatgcatatatacacatactgtatatacatacacatacatacacatgacAGTGCATATACATAATCATCCTTCCGTGACAAATTGCATTGCTCTCTGCTTATCTGAGCTCTCAAAATGCAATTGGTGGACCTGCAGAGGGTATatgagagaagggaagaaactgATCACAAAAGAGTTTGCAGGGAATGTTCTTGGTAGCAGTTGTACTGTAAGCAATGACCTTACGAAGCACATAGGTTTCCCTCTGTGAGTGCCAAATTTGCCAGCCTCCTTCTGACACCtggacaaaaacacaaaaacatcatTCAACCCTTGGATGATGATGTTGATAATGATGATAACGATGAAgatgatagctaacatttactgaacaaCTTCTATGTGTCAATCCCTCTCTACTCTCCCACTATAGCCCTGGGTTAGgtaacattgttttaattttacaaataatgtaaatgtgacctcaagaaattaagaaattattttagtttattctGAAAATAGGTGGATGTTTCAAGACCCAAACCACCACACGAAGGTAGCAAGAGCAGCGTGCTTCTCATCCATGACTAGGCAGGCTAGCAAAGGGAAAAGCAGAGGTGATCAGGTCTATGTCCGCTTGCCGGAATTAGTCATGGCAGAATTCAGGAAGCAAGGAGACGTGGCCTTCAACTTGCACTTCCTTCTCccaatagtcttttttttttgcacaagtCATTATAAATCGCCTGGTCTCACACCATGAATGACTGTAAAATCCTGGAAATGTCTGCATTCAGACTTGGCATTTTCCCCCCTAAGACACCAAAGGGGTTAATGTCTAGCCAGTAATCAAAGTCTGGCAGCTTCTACTCCACACATAACGGGCATTGTTGTTCCTAAgagtttgtctgttttttctggCAGGCTTTACTGTTTGGAACCAAttctaaaacagaaaaggaaagagtcaATCTGCATTTTTTATGCACACATGCAACAAAACATAAGGCTGGTCATAGAACTGTTGTTTTGCTAGATTTCCAG
This window harbors:
- the LOC134759526 gene encoding uncharacterized protein encoded by LINC01619, yielding MWNKKVWKPSSRKWSSKVWSMDEFDLQSACYWFMTRCQKEAGKFGTHRGKPMCFVRSLLTVQLLPRTFPANSFVISFFPSLIYPLQVHQLHFESSDKQRAMQFVTEG